Proteins encoded together in one Pirellulales bacterium window:
- a CDS encoding RloB family protein: MSQSRRNRDRKPARRPPFRNPKPVILVVCEGKNTEPQYIDGYKRHVHNPRVDIEIAPETGVPRSLVRVAKERKKAAADESDRQRDPNLAYDSVWCVFDIDDHPNVGEAKEMARDNGIELAISNPCFELWLLLHFRENPGMQNRHVMKDMLEKFVPDYDKRVEFTTYADGYQTAAGRARRMDEQATADNDAGRNPTTSVYQLTEQIGVL, from the coding sequence ATGAGCCAATCTCGGAGAAATCGCGACCGCAAACCAGCCAGACGTCCTCCGTTCCGTAACCCAAAGCCAGTTATCCTGGTTGTTTGCGAGGGCAAAAACACGGAGCCACAGTACATCGACGGTTACAAGAGGCATGTTCACAATCCGCGGGTTGACATTGAAATCGCACCGGAAACGGGAGTTCCGCGCAGTTTGGTGCGGGTTGCCAAAGAGAGGAAGAAGGCTGCTGCTGATGAATCAGACCGTCAGCGAGATCCCAACCTAGCTTATGATTCAGTGTGGTGCGTCTTCGACATCGACGATCATCCGAACGTCGGGGAAGCCAAGGAAATGGCGCGCGATAATGGCATCGAACTAGCAATCTCCAACCCATGTTTCGAGCTTTGGTTGTTGCTGCACTTCAGGGAGAACCCCGGAATGCAAAACCGCCACGTGATGAAGGACATGCTTGAAAAGTTTGTGCCTGATTACGACAAGCGCGTTGAGTTCACGACGTATGCTGATGGGTATCAGACCGCCGCTGGTCGCGCTCGACGGATGGACGAACAGGCAACTGCGGATAATGACGCAGGTCGTAATCCAACGACTAGCGTCTATCAACTGACGGAGCAGATCGGCGTATTATAA
- a CDS encoding ATP-binding protein, which yields MLVEFRAENHRSLRDEQVLTMEAGRIGDDADMRPREVAGSANKLLTVAVIYGANASGKSNVLSAMSFMREAVVASHRLWSSEEVVPRDQFAWGPKHSDPSVYEATIIIDGVRYQYGFQATDAAFTEEWLWAWPKGKKQEWFHREGQDFHFGENLGGENKLIAEVTRPNALFLSAAVQHRHAQLQPVFSWFASIRPVNLFSASRRLPVYGFPWSSEFEVARLLETNAEDGGRAVTDEDSSRLLDQFRAMLRDADIGILDLRVLKTEDERRRSSPNFALKHECGFDDAWLELREESRGTQALFHIAWPIIQAFRSGGVLVVDELERSLHPSLARQIVLQFNDPAKNHRNAQLICTTHDTNLLGSTLGEPALRRDQVWLTEKSPEGGSELYPLTDYQPRKGENIERGYLQGRYGAIPFLGNWSIWRE from the coding sequence ATGCTGGTCGAATTTCGAGCTGAGAACCATCGGTCCCTGCGCGACGAGCAGGTGCTCACGATGGAGGCTGGCCGGATTGGTGATGACGCAGACATGCGGCCAAGGGAAGTGGCAGGTTCGGCCAATAAGCTGTTGACGGTGGCGGTCATCTACGGTGCCAATGCCAGCGGCAAGAGCAATGTTCTTTCAGCAATGAGTTTCATGCGCGAGGCGGTCGTGGCATCGCACCGCCTATGGTCCTCGGAAGAAGTTGTGCCTCGCGATCAATTCGCTTGGGGGCCAAAGCACTCCGATCCGTCAGTTTACGAGGCGACGATTATCATAGATGGTGTCCGCTATCAGTATGGATTCCAGGCCACAGACGCGGCGTTCACTGAGGAATGGCTTTGGGCATGGCCTAAAGGGAAAAAACAGGAATGGTTCCATCGGGAGGGCCAGGACTTTCACTTTGGTGAAAACCTTGGTGGCGAAAACAAGCTGATTGCAGAAGTCACCAGGCCAAACGCACTTTTCCTCTCAGCAGCAGTTCAGCACCGACATGCGCAACTTCAGCCCGTCTTTTCATGGTTTGCCTCTATCCGTCCTGTTAACCTCTTTTCCGCTAGCAGGCGCCTTCCTGTTTACGGCTTCCCTTGGTCAAGCGAGTTCGAGGTTGCTAGGCTTCTGGAGACTAATGCGGAGGATGGCGGTCGGGCGGTCACCGATGAGGACTCTTCGCGCCTCCTGGACCAGTTTCGTGCGATGTTGCGTGACGCGGACATAGGGATCCTCGATCTGCGAGTTCTCAAGACTGAAGACGAGCGTCGTCGCAGTAGCCCAAATTTTGCGCTCAAGCATGAATGCGGTTTCGACGATGCGTGGCTTGAGTTGCGCGAGGAATCGCGTGGTACACAGGCTCTCTTCCACATTGCATGGCCGATCATTCAGGCATTTCGGTCTGGCGGCGTTTTGGTGGTGGACGAACTTGAACGAAGCCTGCACCCATCCTTAGCACGGCAAATTGTGCTGCAGTTTAACGACCCAGCTAAGAACCACCGTAATGCCCAGTTGATTTGCACTACGCATGACACAAATCTACTGGGTTCAACCCTCGGCGAGCCAGCCCTTCGTCGCGATCAGGTGTGGCTAACTGAAAAGTCACCAGAAGGCGGAAGCGAGCTTTATCCACTAACAGACTACCAGCCAAGAAAGGGCGAAAACATCGAGCGCGGCTATCTTCAGGGTCGTTATGGGGCGATCCCGTTTCTCGGCAACTGGTCCATTTGGCGGGAGTAA
- a CDS encoding YhdH/YhfP family quinone oxidoreductase, producing MSDVNLTPETDHAVPPQTFRCYFVTKEGKETRGQLAERPLSDLPDGDVTVRVAYSSLNYKDALSATGHPGVTRKFPHVPGIDAAGTVVESRSPDWKRGDEVLVTGYDLGQNTWGGFAQYIRVPADWVVRRPHALTARESMILGTAGFTAALCLSSLVERHVEPDGGEVVVSGASGGVGSVAVALSAKAGFRTVASTGKASAHDLLRRLGAAQIISRQEVDDASDKPLLPPRWSAAVDTVGGRTLTTLVRSLVPGGCVTACGLVGGTELPLTVYPFILRGVDLVGIDSVECRYARRVQIWQKLAGDWKLDDLESLATEVGLDDLPPQIERILHGQVTGRVIVNVG from the coding sequence ATGTCCGACGTCAACCTCACTCCCGAAACCGACCACGCCGTGCCCCCGCAAACATTTCGCTGCTACTTCGTCACCAAAGAGGGCAAAGAAACCCGCGGCCAGCTTGCCGAGCGGCCCTTGTCGGACTTGCCCGACGGCGATGTGACGGTCCGCGTCGCTTACTCCTCGCTGAACTACAAAGACGCGCTTTCCGCGACCGGGCATCCGGGCGTGACGCGAAAGTTTCCGCACGTGCCGGGCATCGACGCGGCCGGCACGGTGGTCGAAAGCCGCTCGCCCGACTGGAAACGGGGCGACGAAGTCCTCGTCACCGGCTACGACCTGGGACAAAACACCTGGGGCGGATTCGCCCAATACATCCGCGTGCCGGCAGACTGGGTCGTGCGGCGGCCGCACGCGCTGACTGCCCGTGAGAGCATGATTCTGGGCACGGCGGGATTCACCGCGGCGCTCTGCCTGTCGTCGCTCGTCGAGCGCCACGTCGAACCCGACGGCGGCGAAGTGGTCGTCAGCGGCGCCTCGGGCGGCGTGGGCAGTGTGGCCGTGGCCCTGTCGGCGAAAGCCGGCTTTCGTACGGTGGCCTCGACCGGCAAAGCCTCGGCCCACGATCTGCTTCGCCGGCTCGGCGCCGCCCAAATCATCTCGCGGCAGGAAGTCGACGACGCCAGCGACAAGCCGCTGCTGCCGCCCCGCTGGTCCGCCGCCGTCGATACGGTCGGCGGCCGCACGCTCACCACGCTGGTCCGCTCGCTGGTGCCGGGCGGCTGCGTTACGGCATGCGGGTTGGTGGGCGGCACCGAGCTGCCGTTGACGGTCTACCCCTTCATCCTGCGGGGCGTGGACCTCGTGGGCATCGATTCGGTCGAGTGCCGCTATGCCCGGCGCGTGCAGATCTGGCAAAAGCTGGCCGGCGACTGGAAGCTCGACGATCTCGAATCGCTGGCCACGGAGGTCGGCCTGGACGATTTGCCGCCGCAGATCGAGCGGATTCTGCACGGGCAAGTCACCGGACGCGTGATTGTGAATGTTGGATGA
- a CDS encoding EVE domain-containing protein has product MKYWLLKTEPESFSIQDLAAAPNRTTCWDGVRNYQARNFMRDEMQVGDRVLFYHSNANPPAIAGTAIVVREACPDPTAWKRGDAHFDPKASPDNPIWQMVDIQLDEIFPAPLSLDALRKVPALKGMELLRRGSRLSVQPVKKSEFDAVLKLAKGDEGIGRPKSC; this is encoded by the coding sequence ATGAAATACTGGCTGTTGAAAACGGAGCCGGAGTCGTTTTCGATTCAGGATTTGGCCGCCGCGCCCAACCGCACGACCTGCTGGGACGGCGTCCGCAATTACCAGGCGCGCAATTTCATGCGCGACGAGATGCAGGTGGGCGATCGAGTGTTGTTCTACCACTCCAACGCCAATCCACCGGCCATCGCGGGCACGGCCATCGTGGTACGCGAAGCCTGTCCCGATCCTACGGCCTGGAAGCGGGGCGATGCGCACTTCGACCCGAAGGCTTCGCCCGACAACCCGATTTGGCAAATGGTCGACATCCAGCTCGACGAGATTTTTCCCGCGCCGCTGTCCCTCGACGCGCTGCGAAAGGTCCCGGCCCTGAAAGGAATGGAGCTGTTGCGGCGCGGCTCGCGGCTCTCCGTGCAGCCGGTCAAGAAAAGCGAGTTCGACGCGGTGCTGAAACTGGCGAAGGGGGACGAGGGTATTGGCCGCCCGAAAAGCTGCTAA